A genome region from Camelina sativa cultivar DH55 chromosome 10, Cs, whole genome shotgun sequence includes the following:
- the LOC104718726 gene encoding uncharacterized protein LOC104718726, producing MSSMARDRKEQMVIQSSIVLLQERFRQLQRARELRAERELLNPKPNNQDNILQYYSEPTSFDFFQFLPLNSQTSSSQQLLSLSLCPHSTSESIEKPSFCHQWPTKDDKKIGGFDRFDDVDTSLHL from the coding sequence ATGAGTTCAATGGCAAGAGACCGAAAAGAACAAATGGTGATCCAGTCTTCCATCGTCTTGCTTCAAGAAAGATTCCGACAACTTCAGAGAGCACGGGAGTTAAGAGCTGAGCGAGAGCTccttaaccctaaacctaacaaccAAGACAACATCTTGCAATATTACAGCGAACCCACGAGCTTTGATTTCTTCCAGTTTCTACCTCTAAACTCTCAAACATCCTCGTCACAGCAGCTTCTCTCCCTCTCCTTATGTCCACACTCCACCTCTGAATCCATTGAAAAGCCAAGCTTTTGTCATCAGTGGCCAACTAAAGACGATAAGAAGATTGGTGGGTTTGATCGATTCGACGATGTTGACACGTCTCTCCATCTCTAA
- the LOC104718727 gene encoding protein GET1, with protein sequence MEGEKLMIEDRGFLAAPLTFFVVVVFQLLSKWLEQLKKKGSKNTRESELRSEIKQLLREASALSQPATFAQAAKLRRSAATKEKELAQYLEQHNKVINLSYDLYGKVLLVSKVVIYLILVFWFWRTPIAIIAKQLVQPFGTLLSWGTGGHITGHVLVGIIPWLILSTRVSKYVCRFVEF encoded by the exons ATGGAAGGAGAGAAGCTAATGATAGAAGATCGCGGCTTTTTGGCTGCTCCTCTGaccttcttcgtcgtcgttgtCTTCCAGTTGCTATCCAAGTGGCTTGAACAATTGAAGAAG AAAGGGTCGAAGAACACGAGGGAATCAGAGCTGCGGTCTGAAATTAAGCAGCTTTTGAGAGAGGCTAGTGCATTGTCTCA GCCAGCCACTTTTGCTCAAGCGGCAAAACTTAGGAGGTCAGCAGCTACTAAAGAGAAAGAACTTGCACAAT ATCTGGAACAGCATAACAAAGTAATTAATCTCTCATATGATCTGTATGGAAAGGTTCTGCTTGTTTCAAAG GTTGTAATATACCTAATCCTGGTATTTTGGTTCTGGAGGACTCCAATTGCCATTATCGCTAAGCAACTTGTTCAACCGTTTG GGACTTTGTTATCTTGGGGAACAGGAGGTCACATAACAGGCCATGTGTTG GTTGGGATCATACCATGGCTGATACTCTCAACCAGAGTGAGCAAGTATGTGTGTAGGTTCGTGGAGTTCTAA